A DNA window from Mastacembelus armatus chromosome 11, fMasArm1.2, whole genome shotgun sequence contains the following coding sequences:
- the LOC113126324 gene encoding tRNA selenocysteine 1-associated protein 1 isoform X1, which translates to MSTLWMGNLESYMDEKFITRAFSTMGEQVVNVRIIRNKMTGVSSPRGALGYCFVEMTDEATAERCLRKINGKALPGANPPTRFKLNRATFGKQDSGQMYSLFVGDLTPEVDDGMLYEFFYNRYPSCRGGKVVLDSMGNSKGCGFVQFPDERLQKRALEECQGAVGLGGKPLRLSLAANNLRNRQQQQQQQQQSDKSWQSSSGYRHSYDQYNQYNQYQQQGYPGYYSSWGYDQTGAGYGYNYQQYDYTQYVPPQESEAVQDDGLEDPSPELDVVEANRKFMALSEELYDALIECHWQPVEFSIEEDYVTSSLPESIY; encoded by the exons ATGAGCACGTTATGGATGGGGAAC CTGGAGTCCTACATGGACGAGAAGTTTATCACCAGAGCCTTTTCCACCATGGGTGAGCAGGTGGTTAATGTGCGGATCATACGCAACAAGATGACAGG TGTGTCGTCACCCAGGGGTGCTCTGGGATACTGTTTCGTGGAGATGACAGATGAGGCCACCGCTGAGAGGTGTCTCCGCAAAATCAACGGAAAAGCTTTACCAGGAGCCAATCCG CCCACAAGATTCAAGTTAAACCGAGCCACCTTTGGGAAACAAGACAGTGG TCAGATGTATTCTCTGTTTGTGGGGGATCTAACTCCTGAAGTGGATGATGGGATGCTTTATGAGTTCTTTTACAACCGCTACCCTTCCTGTCGTGGTGGGAAAGTGGTACTGGACAGCATGGGCAACTCCAA GGGCTGTGGCTTTGTTCAGTTCCCAGATGAGCGACTGCAGAAGCGGGCGTTGGAAGAGTGTCAGGGTGCTGTAGGACTGGGCGGTAAACCTCTGAGACTAAGCCTGGCTGCTAACAA TTTAAGGAACaggcaacaacagcagcagcagcagcagcagtcagacAAATCATGGCAGTCCAGTTCAGGATACAGACACAGCTATGACCAGTACAACCAATACAACCAGTACCAGCAGCAGGGCTATCCGGGGTATTACTCCTCATGGGGCTATGACCAGACTGGAGCAGGGTATGGCTACAACTACCAGCAGTATGATTATACACAGTATGTCCCGCCGCAG gaaaGTGAAGCTGTTCAGGATGATGGACTTGAAG atcccAGTCCGGAGCTAGATGTGGTGGAGGCAAACAGGAAGTTCATGGCGCTCAGTGAGGAGCTGTATGATGCTCTAATCGAGTGTCACTGGCAGCCAGTTGAGTTCTCTATAGAAGAAGACTATGTGACTTCCAGCTTACCAGAGTCCATCTACTGA
- the LOC113126324 gene encoding tRNA selenocysteine 1-associated protein 1 isoform X2, whose product MSTLWMGNLESYMDEKFITRAFSTMGEQVVNVRIIRNKMTGVSSPRGALGYCFVEMTDEATAERCLRKINGKALPGANPPTRFKLNRATFGKQDSGQMYSLFVGDLTPEVDDGMLYEFFYNRYPSCRGGKVVLDSMGNSKGCGFVQFPDERLQKRALEECQGAVGLGGKPLRLSLAANKNRQQQQQQQQQSDKSWQSSSGYRHSYDQYNQYNQYQQQGYPGYYSSWGYDQTGAGYGYNYQQYDYTQYVPPQESEAVQDDGLEDPSPELDVVEANRKFMALSEELYDALIECHWQPVEFSIEEDYVTSSLPESIY is encoded by the exons ATGAGCACGTTATGGATGGGGAAC CTGGAGTCCTACATGGACGAGAAGTTTATCACCAGAGCCTTTTCCACCATGGGTGAGCAGGTGGTTAATGTGCGGATCATACGCAACAAGATGACAGG TGTGTCGTCACCCAGGGGTGCTCTGGGATACTGTTTCGTGGAGATGACAGATGAGGCCACCGCTGAGAGGTGTCTCCGCAAAATCAACGGAAAAGCTTTACCAGGAGCCAATCCG CCCACAAGATTCAAGTTAAACCGAGCCACCTTTGGGAAACAAGACAGTGG TCAGATGTATTCTCTGTTTGTGGGGGATCTAACTCCTGAAGTGGATGATGGGATGCTTTATGAGTTCTTTTACAACCGCTACCCTTCCTGTCGTGGTGGGAAAGTGGTACTGGACAGCATGGGCAACTCCAA GGGCTGTGGCTTTGTTCAGTTCCCAGATGAGCGACTGCAGAAGCGGGCGTTGGAAGAGTGTCAGGGTGCTGTAGGACTGGGCGGTAAACCTCTGAGACTAAGCCTGGCTGCTAACAA GAACaggcaacaacagcagcagcagcagcagcagtcagacAAATCATGGCAGTCCAGTTCAGGATACAGACACAGCTATGACCAGTACAACCAATACAACCAGTACCAGCAGCAGGGCTATCCGGGGTATTACTCCTCATGGGGCTATGACCAGACTGGAGCAGGGTATGGCTACAACTACCAGCAGTATGATTATACACAGTATGTCCCGCCGCAG gaaaGTGAAGCTGTTCAGGATGATGGACTTGAAG atcccAGTCCGGAGCTAGATGTGGTGGAGGCAAACAGGAAGTTCATGGCGCTCAGTGAGGAGCTGTATGATGCTCTAATCGAGTGTCACTGGCAGCCAGTTGAGTTCTCTATAGAAGAAGACTATGTGACTTCCAGCTTACCAGAGTCCATCTACTGA
- the LOC113126324 gene encoding tRNA selenocysteine 1-associated protein 1 isoform X3 produces MSTLWMGNLESYMDEKFITRAFSTMGEQVVNVRIIRNKMTGGALGYCFVEMTDEATAERCLRKINGKALPGANPPTRFKLNRATFGKQDSGQMYSLFVGDLTPEVDDGMLYEFFYNRYPSCRGGKVVLDSMGNSKGCGFVQFPDERLQKRALEECQGAVGLGGKPLRLSLAANNLRNRQQQQQQQQQSDKSWQSSSGYRHSYDQYNQYNQYQQQGYPGYYSSWGYDQTGAGYGYNYQQYDYTQYVPPQESEAVQDDGLEDPSPELDVVEANRKFMALSEELYDALIECHWQPVEFSIEEDYVTSSLPESIY; encoded by the exons ATGAGCACGTTATGGATGGGGAAC CTGGAGTCCTACATGGACGAGAAGTTTATCACCAGAGCCTTTTCCACCATGGGTGAGCAGGTGGTTAATGTGCGGATCATACGCAACAAGATGACAGG GGGTGCTCTGGGATACTGTTTCGTGGAGATGACAGATGAGGCCACCGCTGAGAGGTGTCTCCGCAAAATCAACGGAAAAGCTTTACCAGGAGCCAATCCG CCCACAAGATTCAAGTTAAACCGAGCCACCTTTGGGAAACAAGACAGTGG TCAGATGTATTCTCTGTTTGTGGGGGATCTAACTCCTGAAGTGGATGATGGGATGCTTTATGAGTTCTTTTACAACCGCTACCCTTCCTGTCGTGGTGGGAAAGTGGTACTGGACAGCATGGGCAACTCCAA GGGCTGTGGCTTTGTTCAGTTCCCAGATGAGCGACTGCAGAAGCGGGCGTTGGAAGAGTGTCAGGGTGCTGTAGGACTGGGCGGTAAACCTCTGAGACTAAGCCTGGCTGCTAACAA TTTAAGGAACaggcaacaacagcagcagcagcagcagcagtcagacAAATCATGGCAGTCCAGTTCAGGATACAGACACAGCTATGACCAGTACAACCAATACAACCAGTACCAGCAGCAGGGCTATCCGGGGTATTACTCCTCATGGGGCTATGACCAGACTGGAGCAGGGTATGGCTACAACTACCAGCAGTATGATTATACACAGTATGTCCCGCCGCAG gaaaGTGAAGCTGTTCAGGATGATGGACTTGAAG atcccAGTCCGGAGCTAGATGTGGTGGAGGCAAACAGGAAGTTCATGGCGCTCAGTGAGGAGCTGTATGATGCTCTAATCGAGTGTCACTGGCAGCCAGTTGAGTTCTCTATAGAAGAAGACTATGTGACTTCCAGCTTACCAGAGTCCATCTACTGA